In Pseudomonas sp. Leaf58, one DNA window encodes the following:
- a CDS encoding potassium channel family protein, with product MLTVTLINMLVVILVVIIHYECLLRLNDWLPHLKLWSRFRIVVGVFGALLAHALEVWCFALAYYLMAHAEGWGTLSGNFDGSFLDCVYFSFTTYTTIGFGDIAPTGHLKYLTGLQALTGLVLITWTASFLFLEMQKYWKAK from the coding sequence ATGCTTACTGTCACACTGATCAACATGCTGGTGGTGATCCTGGTGGTGATCATTCACTACGAATGCCTGCTGCGCCTGAATGACTGGCTACCGCACCTCAAACTGTGGAGCCGATTTCGCATCGTCGTGGGCGTATTCGGTGCGTTGCTGGCCCATGCCTTGGAGGTTTGGTGCTTTGCCCTGGCATATTACCTGATGGCCCATGCTGAGGGCTGGGGCACGCTCAGCGGCAATTTCGACGGGAGTTTTCTGGACTGCGTGTACTTTTCCTTTACCACCTACACCACCATAGGCTTCGGCGATATTGCGCCCACCGGCCATCTCAAATACCTCACCGGTCTGCAAGCACTCACGGGCCTGGTGCTGATCACCTGGACCGCTTCGTTCCTGTTCCTGGAAATGCAGAAGTACTGGAAAGCCAAATAG
- a CDS encoding universal stress protein — protein MNAFSRLLLICHPDLHPSPALARAQALAKATGATLHLVVLSQLPSRLATLDQILRSNARKQDAEHRKAWLNDQVKALGELGITAYAQTLDDDDPLKDLIRLAQLHRVEMLIKDIHHETLVSRALLTPLDWQLLRRCPIPLHLVTRADATLPRRVLATVDLVEHDPAVDKLNDRIVQTAQALAQRCKAQLHLLQAYDVSPSFVAYAAAPVAWTDELIEDITGRARERLTKFGNNYGIKPDNLHLLRGAARNVVSEYANQHGFDVVVMGTLYHEGQTKVIGSTTEQSLYKVNTSILAIHG, from the coding sequence ATGAATGCATTTTCGCGGCTGTTGCTGATCTGCCATCCGGACCTGCACCCCTCACCCGCCCTGGCGCGAGCCCAAGCGCTGGCCAAGGCCACAGGCGCCACCTTGCACTTGGTGGTACTGAGTCAACTGCCATCACGCCTGGCCACCTTGGACCAGATATTACGGAGCAACGCCCGCAAGCAGGACGCCGAGCACCGCAAGGCATGGCTGAACGACCAAGTGAAGGCGCTTGGCGAGCTGGGCATCACTGCCTATGCCCAGACGCTGGATGACGACGACCCGCTCAAGGATCTGATCCGCCTGGCGCAATTGCACCGGGTGGAAATGTTGATCAAGGATATCCACCACGAAACCCTTGTCAGCCGTGCCCTGCTCACGCCACTGGACTGGCAACTGCTGCGCCGTTGCCCGATCCCGCTGCACCTGGTGACACGGGCTGATGCAACACTCCCACGCCGCGTACTGGCCACCGTGGACCTGGTCGAGCACGACCCTGCGGTCGACAAGCTCAACGACCGCATCGTGCAGACCGCCCAGGCGCTGGCGCAGCGCTGCAAGGCGCAACTGCATCTGCTCCAGGCGTATGACGTCAGCCCCAGTTTCGTCGCCTATGCTGCCGCGCCGGTGGCGTGGACAGACGAACTGATCGAGGACATAACCGGTCGGGCACGGGAGCGCCTGACGAAGTTCGGCAACAACTACGGTATCAAGCCGGATAACCTGCATTTGCTGCGCGGCGCTGCCCGCAACGTCGTCAGCGAATACGCCAATCAGCATGGCTTCGACGTGGTGGTCATGGGTACGCTCTACCATGAAGGGCAGACTAAAGTCATCGGTAGCACAACCGAGCAAAGCCTTTATAAAGTTAACACCAGCATCCTGGCGATCCACGGCTAA
- a CDS encoding universal stress protein, with protein sequence MSPYRRIMLIMTEVQTSAALCRAMALAEASAASLHVLGIHEPAELRVHHELQGAPLPSAAFVRFSAALKALLAEQPATCLRPTVEAVETFSRRDVVPACIALYAPDLVIKDCTGCSTLGQITQTSLDHVLLHAHAGLLLLVPANAPAMPGNILVATDVSNPSAENDALNHALVAAGQRLAAQCKGQLHLLSAYDLPIAMLANPDLAAPWADEVRASLQVPFDALADSHGIAHAHRHFKEGAPLRIIESHIVSLNIDVVVVGVLQARRWAKLIGDTTERLVSHAPCSILTVRPTPAG encoded by the coding sequence ATGAGCCCGTACCGCCGAATCATGCTGATCATGACCGAAGTCCAGACCAGTGCAGCACTTTGCCGTGCCATGGCATTGGCCGAGGCGTCAGCTGCGTCCTTGCACGTGCTGGGTATCCATGAACCCGCCGAATTACGCGTGCATCATGAATTGCAGGGAGCCCCGCTGCCGTCAGCAGCGTTCGTGCGGTTCAGTGCGGCGCTCAAAGCGTTGCTAGCGGAGCAGCCGGCAACCTGCCTACGGCCAACGGTCGAGGCCGTAGAAACCTTCAGCCGGCGTGATGTGGTACCGGCCTGCATCGCCCTCTATGCACCTGACCTGGTGATCAAGGACTGCACCGGCTGCTCCACGCTCGGTCAAATTACTCAGACATCGCTAGACCATGTGCTGTTGCATGCGCACGCAGGGCTGCTGCTGTTGGTACCGGCGAACGCCCCAGCAATGCCTGGCAACATCCTGGTCGCCACCGATGTAAGCAACCCATCGGCGGAGAACGATGCCCTCAACCATGCGCTGGTTGCGGCAGGTCAGCGACTGGCCGCGCAATGCAAGGGCCAGCTTCACCTGCTCTCGGCGTACGACCTGCCCATCGCCATGCTGGCCAACCCGGACCTCGCCGCGCCTTGGGCTGACGAAGTGCGCGCGTCACTGCAGGTGCCGTTCGACGCGTTGGCCGACAGCCATGGTATCGCCCACGCTCACCGGCACTTCAAGGAAGGCGCGCCATTGCGCATCATCGAGTCCCATATCGTTTCCCTGAACATCGATGTGGTGGTGGTCGGTGTTCTGCAGGCCAGGCGTTGGGCAAAGCTGATTGGTGATACCACCGAACGGCTGGTCAGTCATGCCCCGTGCAGCATCCTGACAGTTAGGCCCACGCCCGCTGGCTGA
- a CDS encoding YeeE/YedE family protein: MLIDMAAFTPWSALIGGAMIGLAAGLFAVANGRIAGISGLLGSLLQRAGEGRGENVFFLLGVIAAPLLWQAFVAMPPVHFNTAPWLLVVAGLLVGLGTRYGAGCTSGHGVCGLSRMSPRSAVATLCFIAAGFATVFVARHLLSGA, encoded by the coding sequence ATGCTTATTGATATGGCTGCCTTCACGCCGTGGTCGGCATTGATTGGGGGGGCAATGATCGGTTTGGCCGCTGGCCTGTTTGCCGTGGCGAACGGGCGCATTGCGGGTATTAGCGGTTTGCTCGGCTCGCTGCTGCAACGCGCAGGAGAAGGGCGTGGCGAGAACGTGTTCTTTTTGCTGGGCGTTATCGCCGCGCCACTGTTATGGCAAGCGTTCGTGGCCATGCCGCCTGTTCACTTCAACACGGCGCCGTGGTTGCTAGTGGTGGCGGGGCTTCTGGTAGGTTTGGGCACGCGCTATGGCGCTGGCTGCACCAGTGGCCATGGTGTGTGCGGCTTGTCGCGAATGTCGCCCCGTTCGGCAGTGGCGACGCTGTGTTTCATAGCGGCCGGTTTTGCCACCGTCTTCGTGGCTCGGCATCTTCTGTCAGGAGCGTGA
- a CDS encoding DUF6691 family protein produces MNRVSGFIAGVLFGMGLLLSGMANPAKVLGFLDLAGQWDPSLALVMVGAIGAALLPMAWARRHPVALLGGKMQLPSRRDIDRRLVGGSVVFGVGWGLAGVCPGPALVLLPGGYWQAWLFVAAMLTGMLLFNWMEAIGAGQSSRNG; encoded by the coding sequence ATGAACCGTGTCAGTGGTTTCATCGCGGGGGTGCTGTTCGGCATGGGGCTATTGCTGTCCGGCATGGCGAACCCCGCCAAGGTGCTTGGCTTTCTTGACCTGGCTGGGCAATGGGATCCGTCGCTGGCGCTGGTAATGGTCGGTGCCATCGGTGCTGCGCTGTTGCCGATGGCTTGGGCGCGTCGACACCCCGTGGCGTTGCTAGGGGGCAAGATGCAGTTGCCCTCCCGGCGTGACATTGACCGGCGGCTTGTGGGTGGGAGCGTTGTGTTCGGGGTTGGCTGGGGGCTGGCGGGGGTGTGCCCTGGGCCTGCGCTGGTGTTGCTCCCCGGCGGCTATTGGCAAGCCTGGCTATTCGTGGCGGCGATGCTGACGGGCATGCTGCTGTTCAACTGGATGGAGGCGATTGGCGCCGGTCAGTCAAGCCGAAACGGATAA
- a CDS encoding thermostable hemolysin codes for MTQYTWSNLLPLPIGSHIDHHACLSLLLHGDPKRGELEQFIHQCFATTHHADIHHFLPELLALHDSHGRLIAAAGMRPASSGLLFLEHYLDEPVESAVSRIAGQPLERESVVEVGNLASLSAGSARIMIIAVTWLLATRGLRWVVFTGASTLINSFQRLGLVPHVLAEADPARLNEPAEHWGSYYAQHPQVFVGDIRYGFDRLNQAGVFQRLGLPVLSEETGHAA; via the coding sequence ATGACTCAATATACCTGGAGCAACCTGCTCCCGCTGCCGATTGGCAGCCACATCGATCATCACGCCTGTTTATCGCTTCTGCTGCACGGTGACCCCAAGCGCGGCGAGCTTGAGCAGTTCATCCATCAGTGCTTTGCCACGACGCATCACGCCGATATTCATCATTTCCTGCCTGAACTGCTGGCGTTACATGACAGCCATGGGCGTTTGATCGCTGCGGCGGGTATGCGCCCGGCCAGCAGCGGGCTGCTGTTTCTTGAGCATTACCTGGATGAGCCCGTGGAAAGCGCGGTTTCGCGCATAGCGGGCCAGCCCCTTGAGCGCGAAAGCGTAGTCGAGGTCGGCAACCTGGCTTCGCTGAGTGCCGGCAGTGCCCGGATCATGATCATAGCAGTGACCTGGCTGCTCGCTACACGGGGCCTTCGGTGGGTGGTGTTTACCGGGGCGTCGACGCTGATCAACAGCTTCCAGCGTCTGGGATTGGTGCCGCACGTGCTGGCTGAGGCCGACCCGGCCCGCCTGAACGAGCCGGCGGAGCATTGGGGAAGTTATTACGCCCAGCACCCGCAAGTATTCGTCGGTGACATCCGCTATGGCTTCGATCGCTTGAACCAGGCCGGCGTGTTCCAGCGCCTGGGCTTGCCAGTGCTGTCCGAGGAGACCGGCCATGCCGCATGA
- a CDS encoding AMP-binding protein encodes MPHELERFKRVLFEHAQAHGDAVAVEGATERFSYMQLLAEVDLRADVLRQQQPGALVLALDNGPELLFWDLAALVSGRACVIVPSFFSPSQVRHCIEQSGATLALCLPAWEDTLGQLGFAKHDAFWARTLQAAVALPEGTAKVTYTSGSTGTPKGVCLGADAMLRVAHELAMASRPTEPQRYLAVLPLGVLLENLGVYAALMAGASVLLYPQAQLGMGGASQVDFKRLLASIALSRAQSLILVPQLLMGLVTAIERGLMPVGALSFVAVGGARVSPSLLARAEAVGLPVFEGYGLSECASVVALNRPGAKRPGSVGRPLPHVQVRIAEDGEVLVAGSVLLGYLGEAPVSSTWWATGDLGYFDDQGYLYLNGRKKHQFITSFGRNVNPEWVEAELTQSGVIAQAFVHGEGLPRNLALLWPLDPGATDEAIEQAVQLSNATLPDYARVHAWRRLPGPLTPAEHTLTANGRPRREAILQRYHALLSDIQ; translated from the coding sequence ATGCCGCATGAGTTGGAGCGCTTCAAACGCGTGTTGTTCGAGCATGCCCAAGCGCACGGTGATGCAGTGGCGGTGGAGGGTGCAACTGAGCGGTTCAGCTATATGCAACTGCTCGCCGAGGTGGACCTGCGTGCTGATGTACTGCGTCAACAACAGCCAGGCGCGCTGGTGCTGGCACTGGATAATGGGCCAGAACTGCTGTTCTGGGACCTGGCGGCACTGGTTTCGGGGCGAGCCTGTGTGATCGTCCCGTCATTCTTCAGCCCATCGCAGGTTCGTCATTGCATCGAGCAGAGCGGCGCGACCCTGGCCTTGTGCCTGCCGGCTTGGGAGGACACGCTTGGTCAACTTGGCTTCGCCAAGCACGATGCGTTCTGGGCGCGCACGCTGCAAGCAGCTGTGGCGTTGCCAGAAGGTACCGCCAAGGTCACCTACACCTCTGGTAGTACAGGGACCCCAAAAGGTGTGTGCCTGGGCGCGGATGCCATGCTGCGCGTAGCCCATGAACTGGCGATGGCCAGCCGGCCCACCGAGCCCCAGCGCTACCTGGCGGTGTTGCCGTTGGGCGTATTGCTGGAAAACCTGGGCGTTTATGCTGCCTTGATGGCAGGGGCGAGTGTGCTGCTGTACCCACAAGCGCAACTGGGCATGGGCGGCGCCAGCCAGGTCGATTTCAAGCGGCTGCTGGCGAGCATAGCCCTTAGCCGGGCGCAGAGCCTGATCCTGGTGCCGCAACTGCTGATGGGCCTGGTGACGGCGATCGAGCGTGGCTTGATGCCGGTTGGTGCACTGAGCTTCGTCGCGGTCGGCGGAGCACGGGTATCGCCCAGCCTGCTGGCGCGGGCCGAGGCGGTTGGCTTGCCGGTATTCGAAGGCTACGGCCTGTCGGAGTGTGCCTCGGTGGTGGCGCTCAATCGCCCGGGGGCAAAGCGCCCAGGCAGCGTCGGCCGGCCATTGCCGCATGTGCAGGTGCGTATCGCCGAGGATGGCGAGGTATTGGTCGCCGGTTCGGTGCTGCTGGGTTACCTGGGGGAGGCACCGGTCTCGTCAACCTGGTGGGCCACAGGCGACCTGGGTTACTTCGATGACCAGGGTTACCTGTACCTGAATGGGCGCAAGAAACACCAGTTCATTACCAGCTTCGGTCGCAACGTCAACCCGGAATGGGTGGAAGCCGAGCTGACCCAGAGCGGCGTCATCGCCCAGGCGTTCGTACACGGCGAAGGGCTGCCGCGCAACCTGGCATTGCTCTGGCCGCTTGATCCAGGCGCCACTGATGAGGCCATCGAGCAGGCCGTGCAACTCAGTAATGCGACTTTGCCTGATTACGCCAGGGTGCATGCCTGGCGGCGCCTGCCGGGCCCGCTCACGCCTGCCGAGCATACCTTGACTGCCAATGGCCGCCCGCGACGCGAGGCGATCTTGCAGCGTTATCACGCTCTGTTGTCCGACATCCAGTGA
- a CDS encoding TenA family transcriptional regulator: protein MSFFDTLQLQTAHERQALFAVPVIRAALAGQVSRDSYIAFLTQAYHHVRHTVPLMMACGARLPARLEWLRGAVCEYIEEEYGHEQWILNDIKACGGDWEAVRDGRPAMPIELMVAYLYDLIARGNPVGLFGMVNVLEGTSIALATHAAGSIQNSLGLPDSAFSYLSSHGALDQDHMVTYKRLMDRLEDVEDHQAVIHAAKVVYRLYTGMFEGLPQAGQPEVHHALV from the coding sequence ATGTCATTTTTCGACACGCTTCAATTGCAAACTGCCCACGAACGCCAGGCCCTGTTCGCGGTGCCGGTCATTCGTGCAGCCCTGGCCGGCCAGGTCAGCCGGGACAGCTACATCGCTTTTCTGACCCAGGCCTACCACCATGTACGTCACACCGTACCGTTGATGATGGCCTGCGGTGCGCGTTTACCCGCGCGGCTGGAATGGCTGCGTGGCGCCGTGTGCGAGTACATCGAAGAGGAGTATGGCCACGAGCAGTGGATCCTCAACGATATCAAGGCCTGTGGCGGTGACTGGGAAGCGGTGCGGGACGGCCGGCCGGCCATGCCGATCGAGTTGATGGTCGCCTACCTTTACGACCTTATCGCCCGCGGCAACCCGGTGGGGCTGTTCGGCATGGTCAACGTGCTCGAAGGTACCAGCATCGCCTTGGCCACCCATGCCGCCGGTTCGATCCAGAACAGCCTGGGGTTGCCGGATAGCGCGTTCAGCTACCTCAGCTCCCACGGGGCTCTGGACCAGGACCACATGGTGACCTACAAGCGGTTGATGGACCGGCTGGAAGACGTCGAAGATCACCAGGCGGTGATACACGCCGCCAAGGTGGTTTACCGCCTGTATACCGGGATGTTCGAAGGCTTGCCGCAGGCGGGCCAGCCAGAGGTGCACCATGCGCTTGTCTGA
- a CDS encoding SDR family oxidoreductase, with translation MRLSESVVVLTGASGGIGLELAEQLCAAGARVLAVSRHLGKLAGLMNRYPEHLRWQTADLRTQQGREQVVSRAREMGGINVLINAAGVNRFALLDQLDEYALDELLDINLKAPLQLTRACLPLLRAQPKGLVVNVGSTYGSIGYPGYATYCASKFALRGFSEALRRELADTTVNVLYAAPRATRTGMNSSAATALNQALKVGVDDPADVARAVLEAVQSERNELYLGWPEKLFVRINSMLPGVVDRALRKQLPVIRRYIGSHSKESSK, from the coding sequence ATGCGCTTGTCTGAATCGGTGGTGGTGCTGACCGGGGCCAGTGGTGGTATCGGCCTGGAGCTTGCCGAGCAACTGTGCGCCGCGGGTGCCCGGGTGCTGGCGGTTAGTCGACACCTGGGCAAGCTGGCAGGCCTGATGAACCGCTACCCGGAGCACTTGCGCTGGCAAACAGCAGACCTGCGCACCCAGCAAGGTCGTGAGCAGGTCGTCAGCCGGGCCCGCGAGATGGGCGGGATCAATGTGCTGATCAATGCCGCCGGCGTGAACCGTTTCGCCTTGCTCGACCAACTGGACGAGTACGCGCTGGACGAGTTGCTGGATATCAACCTCAAAGCCCCTCTGCAACTGACGCGTGCCTGCCTGCCGCTGCTGCGCGCGCAACCTAAGGGGCTGGTGGTCAATGTCGGTTCCACTTATGGCTCGATCGGCTACCCCGGTTATGCCACTTACTGCGCCAGCAAGTTTGCACTGCGTGGCTTTTCGGAAGCGCTACGCCGCGAGTTGGCCGATACCACGGTGAATGTGCTGTACGCGGCGCCCAGGGCCACCCGCACGGGCATGAACAGCAGCGCCGCGACGGCGCTTAATCAGGCGCTTAAAGTTGGCGTGGACGACCCTGCCGATGTCGCCCGCGCCGTGCTCGAGGCGGTGCAGTCCGAGCGTAACGAACTGTACCTGGGCTGGCCGGAGAAGTTGTTCGTGCGTATCAATAGCATGTTGCCGGGGGTGGTCGACCGTGCGCTGCGCAAGCAACTGCCAGTGATCCGGCGGTACATCGGGAGTCATTCCAAGGAGTCGAGCAAATGA
- a CDS encoding ATP-binding protein — MSSLRQRTLWRVMLLLLLGTGLLVLYNYHDSRHEINEVYDAHLAQNARLLQGVMSMPVQDNSRDAMYRAFNEALGQAGQHRVGHPYESKLAFQVWGEGGSLLVQTPSAPKLDPPPTTPGFYDFASGGEQWRGFVLPIPEKHWVIWVGERDDVRYDLIDRIVRHTLFPFLLGSLALALLVWAAIGWGLRPLQNMANVIRGRHADSLEPLQLVPLPSELEPMQAAINRLLAQIDDLLKREHRFIADAAHEMRTPLAVLRLHAQNAVAANNDSERRKALGYLIAGVDRLTRVVNQLLTLARVEPRVGQRVTAQVDLAGLVTDTLAELTPWILDRGLEPSLDIGEGDHHLAIDASALAIALQNLVSNAVEHSPPGGRITVLLKRLETRFELIVEDEGPGIEKAELARVFERFYSRNSPSGAGLGLSIVATIIDRLGGRVRLENRESGGLAAVLSLPLA; from the coding sequence ATGAGTTCGTTGCGCCAACGCACACTGTGGCGGGTGATGCTGTTGCTGTTACTCGGTACAGGCCTGCTGGTGCTTTATAACTATCACGACAGCCGTCATGAGATTAACGAGGTGTATGACGCGCACCTTGCCCAAAACGCTCGCTTGTTGCAGGGCGTAATGAGCATGCCTGTGCAGGACAATTCGCGTGACGCCATGTACCGCGCGTTCAATGAAGCACTGGGGCAAGCCGGGCAGCACCGCGTTGGTCACCCCTACGAAAGCAAGCTGGCATTTCAAGTATGGGGGGAGGGCGGTTCGCTGCTGGTGCAAACACCGAGTGCGCCCAAACTTGACCCGCCGCCGACTACCCCGGGCTTCTACGACTTTGCCAGCGGTGGCGAACAATGGCGCGGTTTCGTGTTGCCAATCCCGGAAAAGCACTGGGTCATCTGGGTTGGCGAACGCGACGATGTGCGCTACGACCTGATTGACCGCATCGTTCGCCACACCCTGTTCCCGTTCTTGCTTGGTAGCCTGGCGTTGGCACTGCTGGTATGGGCCGCGATCGGCTGGGGGCTGCGCCCGTTGCAGAATATGGCCAATGTTATCCGTGGGCGTCATGCCGATTCGCTGGAACCACTGCAACTGGTGCCATTGCCATCCGAACTGGAGCCCATGCAGGCGGCTATCAATCGCTTGTTGGCCCAGATCGATGATTTGTTGAAGCGTGAGCATCGGTTCATTGCCGATGCCGCCCATGAAATGCGCACGCCTCTGGCGGTGTTACGTCTGCATGCACAGAATGCAGTTGCGGCCAACAATGACTCCGAGCGTCGCAAGGCGCTGGGTTACCTCATCGCCGGGGTGGACCGCCTGACCAGGGTGGTCAACCAATTGCTGACACTGGCCCGCGTCGAACCTCGGGTGGGGCAGCGTGTCACTGCCCAGGTCGACCTTGCCGGATTGGTCACCGATACTTTGGCTGAACTGACCCCGTGGATACTGGACCGTGGCCTGGAGCCGTCACTGGATATTGGCGAAGGTGATCATCATCTGGCCATCGATGCCAGTGCTTTGGCGATCGCGCTGCAGAACCTGGTTTCCAACGCGGTGGAGCACTCACCCCCAGGCGGCCGTATAACAGTGTTGCTCAAGCGCCTGGAGACCCGCTTCGAACTGATTGTCGAGGATGAGGGGCCGGGTATTGAAAAGGCTGAACTCGCGCGCGTATTCGAGCGCTTCTACAGCCGTAACAGCCCGAGTGGTGCCGGTTTGGGGTTGTCTATCGTCGCTACCATCATCGACCGCCTTGGCGGACGGGTGCGTCTCGAGAATAGGGAGAGTGGGGGATTGGCCGCCGTTTTGTCGCTGCCTTTGGCCTGA
- a CDS encoding site-specific integrase, which translates to MTCTPRPIFESHSDFVDQDFTVGRPSITSVERFLEGFAPELKAIPGFLAIRGYLRCYADNALTYSTYRGHVERLFLWALIVRQKPVHELKRLDAEAYLEFCKHPPATWVGPVIRNRFISENALSSADQLPDLELAANPKWKPFTLRAPKQNRSLSESTGDNSSTDYHSSSGSMSNVFKIASGFYEYLVEEEIATSNPFRKVSKKGQYSSSQLESSTSRALTPLQWDYVIDTAESMAAADPRKHERTLFVLVTMFSMYLRISDIVGRTNWQPTMGDFRLDADENWWFYVVGKGNKSGKIAVRDEYVTKYLTRYRTFIGLSPLPTYQEKTPLLKTLSGRAGLSDRQVRALLQTVFDQALVRMRAEGREPYEMDSLRVASSHWLRHTSATFDAPFRNAKDLQYDLRHSNLATTQNTYYHSHDQERARSVKHLGTRDRG; encoded by the coding sequence ATGACCTGCACTCCCCGGCCCATATTTGAATCTCACAGTGATTTCGTGGATCAGGATTTCACTGTAGGCCGGCCATCAATCACGAGCGTCGAGCGATTCTTGGAAGGCTTTGCTCCCGAACTCAAAGCCATCCCAGGGTTCCTGGCTATCAGGGGTTATCTGAGGTGTTATGCCGACAACGCGCTCACATACAGCACGTACCGAGGCCACGTTGAGCGGCTATTTCTCTGGGCGCTGATTGTGCGCCAGAAGCCTGTGCACGAGTTGAAACGGCTTGATGCCGAAGCGTATCTTGAGTTTTGCAAACACCCGCCAGCCACTTGGGTTGGGCCAGTCATTCGCAATCGGTTCATTTCAGAAAATGCTTTAAGTAGTGCTGATCAGCTACCGGATCTGGAATTAGCGGCCAACCCCAAATGGAAGCCTTTCACACTGCGCGCTCCGAAACAAAATCGCAGCCTGAGTGAAAGTACTGGGGACAATTCGTCGACCGACTATCACTCATCATCCGGCAGCATGAGCAATGTATTCAAAATTGCAAGCGGCTTTTATGAATATCTAGTGGAAGAAGAAATCGCTACTTCGAATCCGTTCCGCAAGGTTTCTAAAAAGGGGCAGTATAGTTCATCTCAGCTAGAATCCAGCACTTCTCGGGCGTTGACCCCTTTGCAATGGGATTATGTGATTGACACTGCAGAATCCATGGCCGCTGCTGATCCTAGGAAACATGAGCGCACCCTATTCGTGCTCGTTACGATGTTCAGCATGTATTTGCGCATATCGGATATCGTTGGGCGTACCAATTGGCAGCCCACCATGGGAGATTTTCGTCTGGATGCTGATGAAAACTGGTGGTTCTATGTTGTGGGTAAGGGCAACAAGTCCGGAAAAATCGCAGTGCGTGATGAGTATGTAACGAAGTATCTCACAAGGTACCGTACCTTCATTGGACTGAGTCCATTGCCTACTTATCAGGAGAAAACTCCGCTTCTGAAAACGCTGAGCGGTCGCGCAGGCCTCTCGGATCGACAGGTGCGCGCCCTCCTCCAAACCGTTTTTGACCAAGCGCTCGTCAGAATGCGTGCAGAAGGACGTGAGCCTTATGAAATGGACAGCCTGCGCGTAGCATCATCGCACTGGCTACGTCATACCTCGGCGACCTTTGATGCGCCGTTCAGAAACGCGAAGGATCTCCAGTACGATCTAAGGCATTCCAACTTGGCGACAACTCAAAACACCTACTACCACTCACATGATCAAGAGCGAGCGCGGTCGGTCAAACACTTAGGAACGCGAGACAGAGGCTGA